In Zingiber officinale cultivar Zhangliang chromosome 6A, Zo_v1.1, whole genome shotgun sequence, a single genomic region encodes these proteins:
- the LOC121997791 gene encoding L-ascorbate oxidase-like produces the protein MANALLLFIACVVSVLLHAAGGATVRRFKWEVGYIYASPDCEEKLVMAINGQFPGPTIRAKAGDTIHLQLKNTLHTEGVVIHWHGIRQHGTPWADGTASISQCAINPEESFLYRFKVDKAGTYFYHGHYGMQRAAGLYGSLIVDVSDGEEEPFQYDGEFNLLLSDWYHTSIYDQMVGLSSRPMKWIGEPQSLLINGRGQTNCSLAASLVPGSSACELTSKDCEPVVLKVLPNKTYRLRIASATSLASLNLAIGNHSMTVVEADGNYVEPFTVDDMDIYSGESYSVLVTTNQKTSSNYWISVGVRGRKPNTQSALAIINYPPNAPSKLPESSPPATPLWNDYARSKSFTYRILARQGAPKPPPNADKRIALLNTQNKMDGYTKWAINNVSLALPATPYLGSMRYHLKNAFDTKKPPESFPSDYDVMRPAKNQNTTQSTNAYVFQFNSTIDVILQNANAIAENVSEIHPWHLHGHDFWVLGYGDGRFQEKDVSTFNLKNPPLRNTVVIFPYGWTALRFIADNPGVWAFHCHIEPHLHMGMGVVFAEGVENVRNVPTEAITCGMTGKMLINNHLP, from the exons ATGGCCAACGCCCTGCTCTTGTTCATCGCTTGCGTCGTCTCAGTTCTTTTGCACGCCGCCGGCGGAGCCACCGTCAGGCGCTTCAAATGGGAGGTGGGCTACATATACGCATCGCCGGATTGCGAAGAGAAGCTGGTGATGGCGATCAACGGGCAGTTCCCGGGCCCGACCATCCGCGCCAAGGCCGGCGACACGATTCATCTCCAGCTGAAGAATACTCTGCACACTGAAGGAGTCGTCATCCACTGGCACGGTATCCGACAG CATGGAACACCTTGGGCTGATGGGACTGCCTCCATCTCCCAATGCGCCATCAATCCTGAGGAGAGTTTTCTCTACAGATTTAAAGTCGACAAG GCCGGCACATATTTCTACCATGGACATTACGGGATGCAGAGAGCTGCAGGGCTGTACGGGTCTCTCATAGTGGACGTGTCTGATGGGGAAGAGGAGCCGTTCCAGTACGATGGAGAGTTCAATCTGCTCCTCAGTGATTGGTACCATACAAGCATTTATGATCAGATGGTTGGACTCTCTTCCAGACCAATGAAATGGATCGGAGAACCCCAA AGTCTATTGATCAATGGCAGAGGGCAGACTAACTGTTCCCTGGCCGCATCTCTTGTCCCTGGATCCAGCGCATGCGAGTTAACAAGCAAAGACTGTGAACCCGTGGTGCTCAAAGTTCTTCCAAACAAAACATACAGGCTGCGGATTGCAAGCGCCACTTCACTGGCTTCGCTGAATCTGGCCATCGGA AATCACAGCATGACAGTGGTGGAAGCAGACGGCAACTATGTGGAACCATTCACCGTGGATGATATGGACATATATTCCGGTGAAAGTTACTCGGTGCTCGTCACTACAAACCAGAAAACATCATCAAACTACTGGATTTCCGTCGGAGTTAGGGGAAGAAAACCAAATACACAATCTGCTTTGGCTATCATAAACTACCCCCCGAATGCCCCATCAAAATTACCGGAATCTAGTCCCCCGGCCACGCCACTATGGAATGACTATGCCCGCAGCAAATCATTCACGTACAGGATTCTCGCCCGGCAGGGCGCACCGAAGCCCCCTCCCAACGCTGACAAGCGAATCGCCTTGCTCAACACACAGAACAAAATGGATGGTTATACTAAGTGGGCTATCAACAATGTCTCTTTAGCACTTCCTGCCACGCCTTATTTAGGGTCCATGAGATATCATCTGAAGAATGCATTTGATACTAAAAAGCCACCAGAGAGCTTCCCCTCAGATTATGATGTGATGAGACCAGCCAAAAATCAAAATACGACGCAAAGTACCAACGCATATGTTTTCCAATTCAACAGCACAATCGACGTAATCCTTCAAAATGCAAACGCCATAGCGGAGAATGTTAGTGAAATACATCCGTGGCATTTGCACGGGCACGACTTCTGGGTGCTAGGGTATGGGGATGGAAGATTCCAAGAGAAGGATGTTTCAACATTTAATCTGAAGAATCCTCCACTCAGAAACACAGTAGTGATCTTTCCTTACGGTTGGACGGCATTAAGGTTTATAGCAGACAACCCTGGAGTTTGGGCATTTCACTGCCATATAGAACCACACCTGCATATGGGCATGGGTGTAGTATTTGCAGAAGGTGTTGAAAATGTCAGAAATGTCCCAACAGAAGCTATAACTTGTGGGATGACTGGAAAAATGTTAATCAACAATCACCTCCCATAA